A genome region from Megalobrama amblycephala isolate DHTTF-2021 linkage group LG16, ASM1881202v1, whole genome shotgun sequence includes the following:
- the hnrnpl2 gene encoding heterogeneous nuclear ribonucleoprotein L2 isoform X2, translating to MATQTARYYSEGGRATKRQKTESEGGMATEGYDDPHKTLPSLVVHVRGLVDGVLEADIVEALQEFGTISYVVLMPKKRQALVEYEDMNGSCNAVTYANDNQIYIAGHPAFVNYSTSQKISRPGDPDDSRSVNNVLLFTIMNPIYPITTDVLYTICNNCGPVQRIVIFRKNGVQAMVEFDSVQSAQRAKASLNGADIYSGCCTLKIEYAKPTRLNVFKNDQDTWDYTNPNLSSQDMNANPNKRQRQPALLGDHPPEYGGYHGYQEESYGGPYEGRRMGPPMGGPRRGGTSQRYGGQYGPPPPPPGEYGAHADSPVIMVYGLDPVKINADRVFNIFCLYGNVERVKFMKSKPGAAMVEMGDCYAVDRAISHLNNNFLFNQKLNVCVSKQQAIMPGQSYELEDGTSSFKDFHGSRNNRFTSPEQAAKNRIQHPSNVLHFFNAAPEASPESFTRICEELGVKSPSNVKLFAAKGSTSERSSSGLLEWESVNDAMEALAMMNHHQMKNPSGPYPYTLKLCFSTAQHAN from the exons ATGGCGACGCAGACGGCCCGCTACTACAGTGAAGGCGGCAGAGCAACAAAACGACAAAAAACGGAAAGCGAGGGAGGAATGGCGACC GAAGGCTATGATGACCCACACAAGACCCTCCCCTCTCTTGTGGTGCATGTGCGAGGTTTAGTGGATGGGGTTTTGGAGGCAGACATCGTGGAAGCCCTGCAAGAGTTTGGGACCATCAG TTATGTTGTGCTCATGCCCAAGAAGCGTCAAGCCCTGGTTGAATATGAGGACATGAATGGGTCTTGCAATGCTGTTACTTACGCCAACGACAACCAGATCTACATCGCCGGACATCCTGCGTTCGTAAACTACTCTACCAGCCAGAAGATATCCAGGCCGGGCGACCCTGACGACTCCCGCAGTGTTAATAATGTTTTGCTTTTCACAATCATGAACCCCATTTATCCCATTACCACG GATGTTCTGTATACTATTTGCAACAACTGTGGTCCTGTTCAGAGAATCGTGATCTTCAGGAAGAATGGCGTCCAAGCCATGGTGGA GTTTGATTCCGTTCAGAGCGCCCAAAGGGCCAAGGCCTCGCTCAATGGGGCTGATATATACTCCGGCTGTTGCACACTAAAGATCGAGTATGCCAAG ccaACACGCCTTAACGTGTTCAAGAACGACCAGGACACGTGGGACTACACCAATCCAAACCTGAGCAGCCAAG ATATGAACGCCAACCCCAACAAGCGCCAGAGGCAGCCGGCTCTGCTGGGAGACCACCCTCCAGAGTATG GCGGTTATCACGGATACCAAGAAGAGAGCTATGGTGGACCCTACGAAGGCCGACGGATGGGGCCGCCCATGGGCGGTCCGAGGCGCGGTGGAACCAGTCAGCGCTACGGCGGACAATACGGTCCCCCGCCTCCGCCCCCAGGTGAATATGGCGCACATGCAGACTCACCGGTGATCATGGTCTACGGCCTGGATCCGGTTAAAATAAACGCGGACAGGGTCTTCAACATCTTCTGCCTGTATGGCAACGTGGAACGG GTGAAGTTCATGAAGAGCAAGCCTGGAGCTGCCATGGTGGAGATGGGAGACTGCTATGCGGTGGATCGCGCCATCTCGCATCTcaacaacaacttcctgttcaATCAGAAGCTCAACGTATG TGTGTCTAAGCAGCAGGCCATCATGCCCGGCCAATCATACGAGCTAGAGGACGGGACCAGCAGCTTCAAAGACTTTCACGGCAGCAGAAATAACCGCTTCACTTCTCCAGAGCAGGCGGCAAAGAACCGCATTCAGCACCCCAGCAACGTCCTCCACTTTTTCAATGCAGCACCTGAGGCTTCACCAGAGTCCTTCACCAGG ATCTGTGAAGAACTGGGTGTAAAGAGTCCGTCAAATGTCAAACTTTTTGCAGCCAAAg GTTCCACATCAGAGAGGAGTTCATCAGGGCTTCTGGAATGGGAGTCTGTTAATGATGCCATGGAAGCTCTTGCTATGATGAACCATCACCAGATGAAGAACCCCA GTGGGCCGTACCCGTATACACTGAAGCTGTGCTTCTCGACTGCGCAGCATGCAAActga
- the chchd2 gene encoding coiled-coil-helix-coiled-coil-helix domain-containing protein 2, with the protein MPRGSRSRTSRMSPPSYSSPSPPPMARAAPPRSYAPAPAAPPPSAVGAPAAPRQPGMFAQMATTAAGVAVGSAVGHTIGHAMTGGFGGGGNSDAARPDVTYQEPYPAQPMYQQQPSAFQQEPQQQNPCAYELKQFIECAQTQSDYKLCEGFSEVLKQCKFSNGLS; encoded by the exons ATGCCGAGAGGAAGCCGAAGCAGAACCTCGAGGATGAGTCCTCCGAG TTACTCCTCACCATCACCTCCACCAATGGCTCGCGCCGCTCCTCCCCGCTCATACGCCCCGGCGCCCGCCGCTCCTCCCCCGTCAGCAGTGGGCGCTCCTGCTGCTCCCCGCCAGCCGGGAATGTTCGCACAGATGGCGACCACCGCAGCTGGCGTCGCGGTCGGCTCTGCTGTCGGACACACGATAGGTCACGCCATGACCGGGGGCTTCGGCGGAGGCGGAAACTCAGATGCTGCCAGACCTGATGTTACCTATCAG GAGCCGTATCCGGCTCAGCCCATGTATCAGCAGCAGCCGTCAGCGTTTCAGCAGGAGCCGCAGCAGCAGAATCCCTGTGCGTACGAGCTGAAGCAGTTCATCGAGTGCGCTCAGACACAGAGCGACTACAAACTCTGTGAGGGCTTCAGTGAAGTGCTCAAACAGTGCAAATTCTCCAATG GACTGTCATGA
- the hnrnpl2 gene encoding heterogeneous nuclear ribonucleoprotein L2 isoform X3, with protein MATQTARYYSEGGRATKRQKTESEGGMATEGYDDPHKTLPSLVVHVRGLVDGVLEADIVEALQEFGTISYVVLMPKKRQALVEYEDMNGSCNAVTYANDNQIYIAGHPAFVNYSTSQKISRPGDPDDSRSVNNVLLFTIMNPIYPITTDVLYTICNNCGPVQRIVIFRKNGVQAMVEFDSVQSAQRAKASLNGADIYSGCCTLKIEYAKPTRLNVFKNDQDTWDYTNPNLSSQGGYHGYQEESYGGPYEGRRMGPPMGGPRRGGTSQRYGGQYGPPPPPPGEYGAHADSPVIMVYGLDPVKINADRVFNIFCLYGNVERVKFMKSKPGAAMVEMGDCYAVDRAISHLNNNFLFNQKLNVCVSKQQAIMPGQSYELEDGTSSFKDFHGSRNNRFTSPEQAAKNRIQHPSNVLHFFNAAPEASPESFTRICEELGVKSPSNVKLFAAKGSTSERSSSGLLEWESVNDAMEALAMMNHHQMKNPSGPYPYTLKLCFSTAQHAN; from the exons ATGGCGACGCAGACGGCCCGCTACTACAGTGAAGGCGGCAGAGCAACAAAACGACAAAAAACGGAAAGCGAGGGAGGAATGGCGACC GAAGGCTATGATGACCCACACAAGACCCTCCCCTCTCTTGTGGTGCATGTGCGAGGTTTAGTGGATGGGGTTTTGGAGGCAGACATCGTGGAAGCCCTGCAAGAGTTTGGGACCATCAG TTATGTTGTGCTCATGCCCAAGAAGCGTCAAGCCCTGGTTGAATATGAGGACATGAATGGGTCTTGCAATGCTGTTACTTACGCCAACGACAACCAGATCTACATCGCCGGACATCCTGCGTTCGTAAACTACTCTACCAGCCAGAAGATATCCAGGCCGGGCGACCCTGACGACTCCCGCAGTGTTAATAATGTTTTGCTTTTCACAATCATGAACCCCATTTATCCCATTACCACG GATGTTCTGTATACTATTTGCAACAACTGTGGTCCTGTTCAGAGAATCGTGATCTTCAGGAAGAATGGCGTCCAAGCCATGGTGGA GTTTGATTCCGTTCAGAGCGCCCAAAGGGCCAAGGCCTCGCTCAATGGGGCTGATATATACTCCGGCTGTTGCACACTAAAGATCGAGTATGCCAAG ccaACACGCCTTAACGTGTTCAAGAACGACCAGGACACGTGGGACTACACCAATCCAAACCTGAGCAGCCAAG GCGGTTATCACGGATACCAAGAAGAGAGCTATGGTGGACCCTACGAAGGCCGACGGATGGGGCCGCCCATGGGCGGTCCGAGGCGCGGTGGAACCAGTCAGCGCTACGGCGGACAATACGGTCCCCCGCCTCCGCCCCCAGGTGAATATGGCGCACATGCAGACTCACCGGTGATCATGGTCTACGGCCTGGATCCGGTTAAAATAAACGCGGACAGGGTCTTCAACATCTTCTGCCTGTATGGCAACGTGGAACGG GTGAAGTTCATGAAGAGCAAGCCTGGAGCTGCCATGGTGGAGATGGGAGACTGCTATGCGGTGGATCGCGCCATCTCGCATCTcaacaacaacttcctgttcaATCAGAAGCTCAACGTATG TGTGTCTAAGCAGCAGGCCATCATGCCCGGCCAATCATACGAGCTAGAGGACGGGACCAGCAGCTTCAAAGACTTTCACGGCAGCAGAAATAACCGCTTCACTTCTCCAGAGCAGGCGGCAAAGAACCGCATTCAGCACCCCAGCAACGTCCTCCACTTTTTCAATGCAGCACCTGAGGCTTCACCAGAGTCCTTCACCAGG ATCTGTGAAGAACTGGGTGTAAAGAGTCCGTCAAATGTCAAACTTTTTGCAGCCAAAg GTTCCACATCAGAGAGGAGTTCATCAGGGCTTCTGGAATGGGAGTCTGTTAATGATGCCATGGAAGCTCTTGCTATGATGAACCATCACCAGATGAAGAACCCCA GTGGGCCGTACCCGTATACACTGAAGCTGTGCTTCTCGACTGCGCAGCATGCAAActga
- the hnrnpl2 gene encoding heterogeneous nuclear ribonucleoprotein L2 isoform X1 encodes MATQTARYYSEGGRATKRQKTESEGGMATEGYDDPHKTLPSLVVHVRGLVDGVLEADIVEALQEFGTISYVVLMPKKRQALVEYEDMNGSCNAVTYANDNQIYIAGHPAFVNYSTSQKISRPGDPDDSRSVNNVLLFTIMNPIYPITTDVLYTICNNCGPVQRIVIFRKNGVQAMVEFDSVQSAQRAKASLNGADIYSGCCTLKIEYAKPTRLNVFKNDQDTWDYTNPNLSSQGADADGNGGNQDMNANPNKRQRQPALLGDHPPEYGGYHGYQEESYGGPYEGRRMGPPMGGPRRGGTSQRYGGQYGPPPPPPGEYGAHADSPVIMVYGLDPVKINADRVFNIFCLYGNVERVKFMKSKPGAAMVEMGDCYAVDRAISHLNNNFLFNQKLNVCVSKQQAIMPGQSYELEDGTSSFKDFHGSRNNRFTSPEQAAKNRIQHPSNVLHFFNAAPEASPESFTRICEELGVKSPSNVKLFAAKGSTSERSSSGLLEWESVNDAMEALAMMNHHQMKNPSGPYPYTLKLCFSTAQHAN; translated from the exons ATGGCGACGCAGACGGCCCGCTACTACAGTGAAGGCGGCAGAGCAACAAAACGACAAAAAACGGAAAGCGAGGGAGGAATGGCGACC GAAGGCTATGATGACCCACACAAGACCCTCCCCTCTCTTGTGGTGCATGTGCGAGGTTTAGTGGATGGGGTTTTGGAGGCAGACATCGTGGAAGCCCTGCAAGAGTTTGGGACCATCAG TTATGTTGTGCTCATGCCCAAGAAGCGTCAAGCCCTGGTTGAATATGAGGACATGAATGGGTCTTGCAATGCTGTTACTTACGCCAACGACAACCAGATCTACATCGCCGGACATCCTGCGTTCGTAAACTACTCTACCAGCCAGAAGATATCCAGGCCGGGCGACCCTGACGACTCCCGCAGTGTTAATAATGTTTTGCTTTTCACAATCATGAACCCCATTTATCCCATTACCACG GATGTTCTGTATACTATTTGCAACAACTGTGGTCCTGTTCAGAGAATCGTGATCTTCAGGAAGAATGGCGTCCAAGCCATGGTGGA GTTTGATTCCGTTCAGAGCGCCCAAAGGGCCAAGGCCTCGCTCAATGGGGCTGATATATACTCCGGCTGTTGCACACTAAAGATCGAGTATGCCAAG ccaACACGCCTTAACGTGTTCAAGAACGACCAGGACACGTGGGACTACACCAATCCAAACCTGAGCAGCCAAG GTGCAGATGCTGATGGCAATGGGGGCAATCAAG ATATGAACGCCAACCCCAACAAGCGCCAGAGGCAGCCGGCTCTGCTGGGAGACCACCCTCCAGAGTATG GCGGTTATCACGGATACCAAGAAGAGAGCTATGGTGGACCCTACGAAGGCCGACGGATGGGGCCGCCCATGGGCGGTCCGAGGCGCGGTGGAACCAGTCAGCGCTACGGCGGACAATACGGTCCCCCGCCTCCGCCCCCAGGTGAATATGGCGCACATGCAGACTCACCGGTGATCATGGTCTACGGCCTGGATCCGGTTAAAATAAACGCGGACAGGGTCTTCAACATCTTCTGCCTGTATGGCAACGTGGAACGG GTGAAGTTCATGAAGAGCAAGCCTGGAGCTGCCATGGTGGAGATGGGAGACTGCTATGCGGTGGATCGCGCCATCTCGCATCTcaacaacaacttcctgttcaATCAGAAGCTCAACGTATG TGTGTCTAAGCAGCAGGCCATCATGCCCGGCCAATCATACGAGCTAGAGGACGGGACCAGCAGCTTCAAAGACTTTCACGGCAGCAGAAATAACCGCTTCACTTCTCCAGAGCAGGCGGCAAAGAACCGCATTCAGCACCCCAGCAACGTCCTCCACTTTTTCAATGCAGCACCTGAGGCTTCACCAGAGTCCTTCACCAGG ATCTGTGAAGAACTGGGTGTAAAGAGTCCGTCAAATGTCAAACTTTTTGCAGCCAAAg GTTCCACATCAGAGAGGAGTTCATCAGGGCTTCTGGAATGGGAGTCTGTTAATGATGCCATGGAAGCTCTTGCTATGATGAACCATCACCAGATGAAGAACCCCA GTGGGCCGTACCCGTATACACTGAAGCTGTGCTTCTCGACTGCGCAGCATGCAAActga